TGACCCCGACCTTGAGTTCCCGCAGCACATCTCCAATCGCATCGAAAAGCGACGAGACAGCCTGCAGGCCGAAATCGTGGACGGCGCGCCCAACGCCTCCACCCGCGTGGAGGTGGTCGAGGTGAAGGGCGGGTACGCGCGCTACCGACTGACGCCCGCCACGGGCAAGACGCACCAGTTGCGCGTGCACATGGCGGCCCTCGGCCTGCCGATTCTTGGCGACTCGCTCTACCCGAGCGTCGTCAACGTCGCTACCGACGATTTTCGCGACCCTCTGCAATTGATTGCCAGGTCGCTGAGCTTTGTCGACCCCGTCGATGGAACACCGCGAGAGTTCACGAGCCTGCGTGAGTTGAGGTGGCCGGAGGAACGAGCGTAGACCGCCCCTCGAACGCTCGAGCAAGAACTGCGCCGACGCGCGTGCTCGGGTGGGCTACGGACGGCCGAGCCCGTCAACGAGTAGTTGGATGACGGCATCCGCTTCCGTCCGAGACGCTGACCTCGTCGAAGCGAACGCGATGCCGTGAAGGGCAAGCATCAACGCTCCCGTTGAGACATCGTCGCGGATGTCTCCTGCCTGGATTCCACGTTCCAAGAGCGCGCTGACAGCGTCTTCGAGCTCAACGCCCTCACCAGCGATCGCGCCGCCAGCGGCCTCCGCGAAGGCGGCGAAGGTGCGCCCAAGACCGCGGTGCGTGTACATGTGATCCACCATCTCGCGCAGGAACAGCGCAAGTGCTTCACGGGGGGCATGAGCTTCGGACAGGTCGCGCGCCCTGTCACATAGCGCAGACACTTCTGCACGGTAGACCGCAGCCGCCAGCGCGTCCCTCGTGGGGAAGTGGCGGTACAGCGTCCCTGCTCCCACGCCGGCACGCCGAGCGAAATCCTCGAACGGCACCTCTGTTCCCTCCGCGGCGAAGATCTCGCGGGCAGCGGCGATCAGGGCGTCGCGATTGCGACGGGCGTCGGCCCGTAGGGGCTTGTCCTGGTTCACGGTGTTCCTCGCGCTTGACAAGTGGAGACCGTCTCCATATCGTTAACTGGAGACAACGTCCACTTTAGCACGAGGCCAGGAGATGGCATGAAGATCTTGATGATCGGCAGGGGCGTGATCGCCTGCGTGTACGGCTGGGCGTTCGAGCAGGCCGGGCACGTCGTTGAGTTTTTGGTGAGGCCAGGACGCGCTGCGAAGTACGCGCGCCCGATCGACCTCGATCTGATCGACTCGCGCCGACGAGGGGGCCAGGCTCAGGTGTTGCAGGAGTGGTCCCCTCGATATCGAGAAACCCTCTCCCCCGATCACGATGTTGATCTCATCATTCTCAGCGTGCCCCACTACAGCCTCGCCGATGCGGTGGATTTACTGTCCACTCGCACAGGGGACGCCACGGTGCTGATGTTCGGCAATATGTGGCAAGAGCCGCTCGATGCGATCGCCCCCCTCCCCTCTGGTCAGGTCGCCTGGGGCTTTCCACAGGGCGGCGGGGGCTTCGATGCGACAGGCGCCCTGCGCGGAGTGTTGCTCTCGTCGGTCGTGTTCGGGCACTTCGGAGAGGGTCTAACCGAGCGAGAACTGGCGGTGCGTGGCCTCTTTCACGGTGCCGGGTTCCGCGTGTGCGAGCAGCACGATTTCAGGGGATGGCTCCTGTTGCACACCGCGGTAGGAGCGGGCCTCTACTCACAGGCACTTCAGCGCGGGGCGATGGCCGACCTCGTCCGAGACACGGGGGCGTTTGCCGAAGCGATGCGGGTGGGGCGCGAACTCCTCCCGCTCTTGCGGGCGCGAGGTGTCGACCTCTCACGGCATCGAGGCACGTCGATGATGCTCAGGGCCCCAAGCTGGTTGGCTGGCGCAGCGATGTCGCTGGCAATCAGTCGCATTGCCGCCGCGCGGCGATCCTTCGAAGCCCAGGCGGATCCCAACGCCCTGGAACCACGACTGGTCTGCCGCGATGTGGAGGCCGACGCGCGCCGGCTCGGTGTTCCCACGCCACGCCTGTCCGCGATCTCGGCGCTGTTCGCCGACGCACCGCATCCGCGCTGACTCGAACAACCACGCCACCCCGCATCCGGATTCAAGGCAGGAAACTCCCATGGCAACGCTTCTTCAACGACTAGGCCTCTTCTCCGCTCGGCATCGATGGTGGGTGATCGCGGCGTGGATAGCCATCCTCGGCACGGTCGCGCTGACGTACGCAACGGTCGGCGGCGCCCTGTCAACGTCCCTGTCGATTCCAGGGACGCCTGCCCAGAAAGTCAACGATCAGCTCGCGAGCGCCTTCCCTAGCGCGGGGGGCGGCAACGGGCAGCTCGTGTTCTCGACGCGCAACGGGGAGCCCTTCACGGCGGCCCAAGAGGCAGCCATCGCCGACGCATTGAGCAGGGCCGTCGACGTCGATGTGGTCAGCGGTGCAATGGACCCCTTCGTGTTCGCGGATCAGCGTGCGGCTGCCGCGGAACAACTGGAAGAAGCCAGGAGTCAGATCTCGATGGCCAGCGAGCAAGTAACGTCGCCGGAGGAGCAGGCGGCCCTCGATCTTCAGGCGCAGGTCATCGAGGACCAACAGCGGATCATGCAGGCCGGGTCAGGCTTTGCCAGCGTCTCTCCCGGTGAAGACACGGCCGTAGCGACGTTGCAGTTCACCACAGCCAATGCTGAGATCGCACCGTCGGAACTCGCGCAGATCAGGGACGCCGTGATCCGCCAAGAGATCGACGGAGTCACGGTGGAGTTCGACTCTGCGATCGCTGACCCCGGCGAACCGCCAGGCGCCACGGAGGCGATCGGCGTCGTCATTGCCGCCGTCGTCCTGTTCGTGATGCTCGGCTCACTGGTGGCAGCCGGCCTGCCACTCGTCTCAGCCATCGTTGGCGTCGCCGTCGGAGCCGTTGGCATCCTGTCGTTGTCCGGCGTCGTCGAGATCTCGTCGACCACGCCAATCCTCGGTGTCATGCTGGGCCTTGCCGTCGGCATCGACTACTCGCTGTTCATCCTCAACCGACACCGGCAATACCTCCGCGCGGGGGTGCCGGTGCGGCGCTCCATCGGTCTTGCGACAGGCACCTCCGGTAGCGCCGTGCTTTTCGCCGGAATGACCGTGATCATTGCCCTCGCCGCCCTCAACCTCACGGGAATCGGCTTGATTGGTTTGATGGGCACGGCAGGGGCCATATGTGTTGCCATCGCCGTCCTGGTGGCGCTGACTCTCACTCCCGCGCTGCTCGCTTTGGCGGACGTGCGCGTTCTTCCCAAGCGCGAGCGACGCCTCGCCCATACGGACGACGACGCCCTTGCCACCGCGCCTAGCAACCTGGGTTCGCGGACCGCCAAGGGCGGACGCCAAAACGGGAGCGTCGCTACCCGCCACCCCGTCGTCGTCATTGTGAGCGGACTGTTGGCCTTGCTCGTTCTCGCGGTACCAGCGGCGAGCCTCCGGCTCGGCTTGCCAGACGCGGCCTCGCAACCAGCGTCGTCCACGCAGTACAAGGCCTACTCGCAGATTGGCCGCGCCTTTGGCCCCGGAATGAACGGGCCGATCGTGGTGGTCGCGACCCTTCCCGAAGCGGCGAACGAAGCCGAGCTGACGCGCATCGAAGCCGACGTGGCGGACCACCTCATGACGATCCCCCACGTCACCGCGGCCGCACTCGGCGGGGCGTCGGAAGACAACAGCGTCGTCGTCTTCCAGGTGATCCCTGCAGAAGGTCCCGTGGCGGCCTCCACCGAGCAACTGGTCAAGGACCTCCGTGCTGCCTCGTCAACACTCGAGACGGACTTGGGGGTGACGATCGGCGTCACGGGTTTGACGGCCATGAACATCGACACCTCGGCGAAATTGGGGGACGCCCTGCCTCTCTATCTGATCGTGGTCCTAGGGCTGTCGATCTTGATTCTCGTGGTGGTGTTCCGGTCGATTCTGATACCGCTCATCGCCACTGCTGGATTCCTTCTGAGCATTCTGGCGACCCTAGGCATCGTCACTGCGGTGTTCCAATACGGCTGGGGGCTGTCGCTGCTCGGCCTCGAGACGCCTTCGCCTGTCCTCAGTTTCTTGCCGACGCTCCTGGTGGGAATCGTCTTCGGCCTCGCCATGGACTACCAGCTCTTTCTTGTCTCAGGAATGCGCGAGGCTCACGTCCAGGGCGCAAAGGCGCGAGATGCGGTGCTGGTCGGCCTCGACGGATCAAAGGCGGTCATCACGGCCGCCGCCCTCATCATGATCGGCGTCTTCGGAGGCTTTGCGCTGTCGCAGAGCTCGACCGTCACTCCCATTGGCCTTGGCCTGGGCCTTGGAGTTCTGATCGACGCGTTCGTGGTCCGCATGCTGCTGATACCCGCGACCATGACGCTCCTGGGGGAATCGGCATGGTGGCTCCCCAAGCGGATCGACAGGATCTTGCCGGACATGGATGTCGAGGGAAGTCAGCTCACGCACGGGCCGCAGTCACGCGGGGCAATGAGCGCCTAGGGCACGGCCCAGAGTCAGGTGCCGCAGAAGGTGCGGTAGGTGCCGAACTCTTCGGGCGCCGCGGCGGCGTAGCGTTCAAGGCCCTCGCGCTCGTCGTACGGGCGGGTCACCGCGGCCAACAACCGCTGGAAGGGGTCGACGTCTCCCGCAGTCGCCGCCGCGAGAGCTTCTTCGACGAGATGGTTGCGGGGGATGTAGATGGGGTTGACCTTGTTCATCAGTTCGGCATCTGGTCGAAGCGGTATCCAGCGCTCCATCCAGCCGTCGAACGCCACTGGGTCGGAGAAGAGGGACCGCGCCTGCTCGGGTGCGCCCGAAGCCGCGGCGCCCAGACTGCGGAAGACCGCCGTGTAGTCGACCTCGTGCTTCTCGAGCACATCCAACAGGTCTTGCACCACTCCCGACGCGATGTGGTCCACGACGTCATCGCCCAGTCCGATCTTTGCCTTCGCGCCTGCCAGCCAGTGGGTTCTGTACTCGCGTGAGTAATGGTCGAGCGCCTGAGTGGCAATCGCTACTGCTTGGTCCTGATCGTCGTGGAGGAGCGGCAGCAGCGCCTCCGCGAGGCGGGCAAGGTTCCACCCAGCCACCGCCGGCTGATTGCCATAGGCGTAGCGGGCCGCGTGGTCGATGGAGCTGTAGACCGCGCCAGGATCGTAGGCGTCCATGAATGCACACGGCCCGTAGTCAATGGTCTCGCCCGAGATGGTCATGTTGTCGGTGTTCATCACCCCGTGCACGAAGCCGACGAGCATCCATCGGGCCACGAGCGACGCTTGAGCGTCAATCACCCCTCGAAGCAATGCCTGGTA
The Demequina sp. TMPB413 DNA segment above includes these coding regions:
- a CDS encoding MMPL family transporter; the protein is MATLLQRLGLFSARHRWWVIAAWIAILGTVALTYATVGGALSTSLSIPGTPAQKVNDQLASAFPSAGGGNGQLVFSTRNGEPFTAAQEAAIADALSRAVDVDVVSGAMDPFVFADQRAAAAEQLEEARSQISMASEQVTSPEEQAALDLQAQVIEDQQRIMQAGSGFASVSPGEDTAVATLQFTTANAEIAPSELAQIRDAVIRQEIDGVTVEFDSAIADPGEPPGATEAIGVVIAAVVLFVMLGSLVAAGLPLVSAIVGVAVGAVGILSLSGVVEISSTTPILGVMLGLAVGIDYSLFILNRHRQYLRAGVPVRRSIGLATGTSGSAVLFAGMTVIIALAALNLTGIGLIGLMGTAGAICVAIAVLVALTLTPALLALADVRVLPKRERRLAHTDDDALATAPSNLGSRTAKGGRQNGSVATRHPVVVIVSGLLALLVLAVPAASLRLGLPDAASQPASSTQYKAYSQIGRAFGPGMNGPIVVVATLPEAANEAELTRIEADVADHLMTIPHVTAAALGGASEDNSVVVFQVIPAEGPVAASTEQLVKDLRAASSTLETDLGVTIGVTGLTAMNIDTSAKLGDALPLYLIVVLGLSILILVVVFRSILIPLIATAGFLLSILATLGIVTAVFQYGWGLSLLGLETPSPVLSFLPTLLVGIVFGLAMDYQLFLVSGMREAHVQGAKARDAVLVGLDGSKAVITAAALIMIGVFGGFALSQSSTVTPIGLGLGLGVLIDAFVVRMLLIPATMTLLGESAWWLPKRIDRILPDMDVEGSQLTHGPQSRGAMSA
- a CDS encoding YdiU family protein, with protein sequence MSTSSHVEVAFQARFAEELPELCVPWKAQELEGPQLLVLNDALAVDLGFDPSALRSPDGLLLMAGNHVPEGAAPVAQAYAGHQFGHYSPRLGDGRALLLGEITDSHGRLRDLHLKGSGPTTFARAGDGQAVVGPMLREYVLSEAMHALGIPTTRSLAVVGTGKTVLRETRVPGAVLARVASSHLRVGTFQYARATGDVDLLRRLADHAIARHYPDAAQAEHPYQALLRGVIDAQASLVARWMLVGFVHGVMNTDNMTISGETIDYGPCAFMDAYDPGAVYSSIDHAARYAYGNQPAVAGWNLARLAEALLPLLHDDQDQAVAIATQALDHYSREYRTHWLAGAKAKIGLGDDVVDHIASGVVQDLLDVLEKHEVDYTAVFRSLGAAASGAPEQARSLFSDPVAFDGWMERWIPLRPDAELMNKVNPIYIPRNHLVEEALAAATAGDVDPFQRLLAAVTRPYDEREGLERYAAAAPEEFGTYRTFCGT
- a CDS encoding TetR/AcrR family transcriptional regulator, whose product is MNQDKPLRADARRNRDALIAAAREIFAAEGTEVPFEDFARRAGVGAGTLYRHFPTRDALAAAVYRAEVSALCDRARDLSEAHAPREALALFLREMVDHMYTHRGLGRTFAAFAEAAGGAIAGEGVELEDAVSALLERGIQAGDIRDDVSTGALMLALHGIAFASTRSASRTEADAVIQLLVDGLGRP
- a CDS encoding ketopantoate reductase family protein — encoded protein: MKILMIGRGVIACVYGWAFEQAGHVVEFLVRPGRAAKYARPIDLDLIDSRRRGGQAQVLQEWSPRYRETLSPDHDVDLIILSVPHYSLADAVDLLSTRTGDATVLMFGNMWQEPLDAIAPLPSGQVAWGFPQGGGGFDATGALRGVLLSSVVFGHFGEGLTERELAVRGLFHGAGFRVCEQHDFRGWLLLHTAVGAGLYSQALQRGAMADLVRDTGAFAEAMRVGRELLPLLRARGVDLSRHRGTSMMLRAPSWLAGAAMSLAISRIAAARRSFEAQADPNALEPRLVCRDVEADARRLGVPTPRLSAISALFADAPHPR